tgttatggggaaagggatctgtgcactgttatggggaaagggatctgtgcactgttatggggaaagggatctgtgcactgttatggggaaagggatctgtgcactgctatggggaggggggatctgtgcactgttatggggaaagggatctgtgcactgttatgcccataacagtgcacatatcccccccctccataacagcgccacccacagatccccctctccataacagcgccacccacagatccccctctccataacagcgccacccacagatccccctctccataacagcgccacccacagatccccctctccataacagcgccacccacagatccccctctccataacagcgccacccacagatccccctctccataacagcgccacccacagatccccctctccataacagagccacccacagatccccctctccataacagagccacccacagatccccctctccataacagcgccaatcattaaatttttttaaaaaaaaaaagtattttaaaagtacttgggcaaaaaggcagtttcggtttcggttttcggtcaagggcatcctgaattttcggtttcggaccagaattttcatttcggtgcacccctagataTAAACAATAGAGATTTTGTTTATATCGCCATATCGCAGTAGAACATGGCATGCACCGCTCTCGGCactcaccatgttctcctgagccggcacagtggagaaggagggagtccctccctccccactgtgtgcggctgccgatgaccaccaatgagaatagagtaggaggaggaggaggaggaggggagggactgtggccactgcgccaccaatgagaacagagagaaggaggaggaggggagggactgaataTAAACGTAGCCTGCATATGccagccatatcccatacccggcctctatTACTGCGTACTGTGATCtgctgcaattaacccctcaggtcctgaggggttaattgcggcggataaCTGCGCGCAGTACtagaggccgggtatgggatatggccggcacatgcaggctacgtttaTATTcgggcatattaactatattcattggtggcgaagGGGCCACAGCCTctcccttctactccccctcttcgaagtattatattaattgcgccccccctcctccacacgattaaatcattggtggcagtagccttagggtggcagcttctgatcggagccccagcagtgtaattgttaccatggcagccaggacgctaccgaagccctggctgccatagtcggctccctgctgctgtgtgcactatgcacagggaagcagggagagtgtgaggtcctattcaccctaacactgggttcagacctgagcgtatttgagatGCGCGTTTTTGTTGCGCGTTTTTGTctatagtcaacgcgcgtattacgcgcgtttgtgtgattgacagcagtgtcctatggccgcaaacgcgcgacaaaacgccccaaagaagctcaagaacttgtttatgcgtcgggcgtttttcagcacgttcgaacgcgctgtaaaacgcgaaaatgtgaaccagtcccatagggaagcattggtttgcatcggttatgcgttttacagcgcattcgaatgcgctgtaaaatgcgcaagtgtgaacttagggtaatagagctctattaggacaagggttctagcccctaaggaggctaatagttattaaataaaaaaaaaagtttaaagggacactgacaggccaaaacagcatatatagttagatatatctcatTACAGGTCttttacagtcttttaaaagcatataactatcccccctgtccaccttataaagagcgaaatataaagttttataacctgcttctcctgtcagcaatctgcccaaggggcggcgtttcatgtgaaaatgcgcccagccagccctcccaactgccgttcttaagccccgcccagctcatcattattcacttcgctgggcggcggctagaactctccccagtcccgatcctgcgcctgcgcaattcaatcctccgggcatcgttcatgcccaatcttctgcgcctgcgccccgccgtgacgttagatcgcgcctgcgtacacacaccagcctgcgtcttcaaggcgcaggctggtgtgtgtacgcaggcgcgatctaacggcacggcggggcgcaggcgcagaagattgggcatgaacgatgcccggaggattgaattgcgcaggatcgggactggggagagttctagccgccgcccagcgaagtgaataatgatgagctgggcggggcttaaaaacggcagttgggaaggctggctgggcgcattttcacatgaaacgccgccccttgggcagattgctgacaggagaagcaggttataaaactttatatttcgctctttataaggtggacagggggggatacttatatgcttttaaaagactgtaaaaGACCTGTAatgagatatatctaactatatatgctgttttggcctgtcagtgtccctttaagggctctttcacacttgcgttcttttcttccagcatagagttccgtcgtcggggctctatgccggaagaatcctgatcagttttatcctaatgcattctgaatggagagaaatccgttcaggatgcatcaggatgtcttcagttccggaccggaacgttttttggccggagaaaataccgcagcatgctgcgctttttgctccggccaaaaatcctgaacacttgcagcaaggccggatccggaattaatgcccattgaaaggcattaatccggatccggccttaaagggcttctgtcaccccgctaaagtgattttttttttttgggctagttaaattagttatattgcgatatatgaaaatataattgtgttacttactttgatccagcagtttcttccaaaaacaaagttttattatatgtaaattaggtctctaccagcaagtagggcggctacttgctggtagctgctgcagaaaaccgccccctcgtcgtgttgattgacagggccatcgcgcgcctgtgttcattcggcgcaggcgctctgagatgaggaggctcgtctcctcagcactccctcagtgcgcctgcgccgatgacgtcttctatttcggtgatgtcattggcgcaggcgcactgagggagtgctgaggaggcgagcctcctcatcgcagagcgcctgcgccgaatgaacacaggcgcgcgatttttgaaatgccgacagggctggccggaggaggagatcccggctggccctgtcaatcaacacgacgagggggcggatttctgcagcagctaccagcaagtagacgccctacttgctggtagagaccgaatttacatattataaaactttgtttttggaagaaactgctggatcaaagtaagtaacaccattatattttcatatatcgcaatataactaatttaactagcccaaaaaaaaaaacactttagtggggtgacagaagccctttaaccacctcagcccccttagcttaaacacccttaatgaccaggccactttttacacttctgacctacactactttcaccgtttattgctcggtcatgcaacttaccacccaaatgaattttacctcattttcttctcactaatagagctttcatttggtggcatttcattgctgctgacatttttactttttttgttattaatcgaaatttaacgatttttttttacaaaaaaatgaaatttttcactttcagttgtaaaattttgcaaaaaaaacaacatccatatataaatttttctctaaatttattgttctacatgtctttgataaaaaaaaaaaatgtttgggtaaaaaaaaaaaatggtttgggtaaaagttatagcgtttacaaactatggtacaaaaatgtgaatttccgctttttgaagcagctctgactttctgagcacctgtcatgtttcctgaggttctacaatggccagacagtacaaacaccccacaaatgaccccatttcggaaagtagacaccctaaggtattcgttgatgggcatagtgagttcatagaactttttattttttgtcacaagttagcggaaaattatgatttttattttatttttcttacaaagtctcatattccactaacttgtgacaaaaaataaaaaattctatgaactcactatgcccatcagcgaataccttggggtgtcttctttccaaaatggggtcacttgtggggtagctatactgccctggcattctaggggcccaaatgtgtggtaagtagtttgaaatcaaaatctgtaaaaaatggtgctctttggaatgtgggcccctttgcccacctaggctgcaaaaaaggtgtcacacatgtggtatctccgtactcaggagaagttgggcaatgtgttttggggtgtcattttacatatacccatgctgggtgagagaaatatcttggcaaaagacaacttttcccatttttttatacaaagttggcatttgaccgagatatttatctcacccagcatgggtatatgtaaaatgacaccccaaaacacattgcccaacttctcctgagtacggagataccacatgtgtgacacttttttgcagcctaggtgggcaaaggggcccacattccaaagagcacctttcggatttcaccggccatttattacacattttgatttcaaactacttttctcacaaagtctccctttccgctaacttgggacaaaaattttaatctttcatggactcaatatgcccctcacggaatacctgggggtgtcgtctttccgaaatggggtcacatgtggggtatttatactgccctggcattctaggggccctaaagcgtgagaagaagtctggaatataaatgtctaaattttttttacgtatttggattccgtgaggggtatggtgacttcatgtgagatttaattttttgacagttagtggaatatgagactttgtaagaaaaaataataatatttccgctaacttggaccaaagaaatgtctgaatggagccttacaggggggtgatcaatgacaggggggtgatcaatgacaggggggtgaccagggagtctatatggggtgatcacccccctataaggctccattcagatgtccgtatgtgttttgcggatccgatccatgtatctgtggatccgtaaaaaacatacggacatctgaatgcagccttacaggggggtgatcaatgacaggggggtgatcaatgacaggggggtgaccagggagtctatatggggtgatcacccccctgtcattgatcacccccctataaggctccattcagatgtccgtatgtgttttgcggatccgatccatgtatccgtggatccgtaaaaaacatacggacatctgaatgcagccttacaggggggtgatcaatgacaggggggtgatcaatgacaggggggtctatatggggtgatcaccgccctgtcattgatcaccaccctataaggctccattcagatgtccgtatgtgttttgcggatccgatccatgtatccgtggatccgtaaaaaacatacggacatctgaatgcagccttacaggggggtgatcaatgacaggggggtgatcagggagtctatatggggtgatcacccacctgtaaggctccattcagacgtctgtatgtgttttgcggatccgatccatctatcagtggatccgtaaaaatcatacggacatctgaatggagccttacaggggggtgatcaatgacaggggggtgatcagggagtctatatggggtgatcacctccgtcattgatcactcccctgtaaggctccattcagacgtccgtatgtgttttgtggatacgatccatctatcagtggatccgtaaaaatcatacggacatctgaatggagctttacagggggttgatcaatgacagggcggtaatcaatgacaggggggtgatcagggagtctatatggggtgatctggggtgaataaggggttaataagtgacggggggggggggggggggggtgtagtgtagtgctacatattactgagctacctgtgtcctctggtggtcgatccaaacaaaggggaccaccagaggaccaggtagcaggtatattagacgctgttatcaaaacagcgtctaatatacctgttaggggttaaaaaaaatcacatctccagcctgccagcgaacgatcaccgctggcaggctggagatccactcgcttaccttccgttcctgtgtgcgcgcgttcacagggaaTCTcgagtctcgcgagaggacgcgccggcgcgtccaggaggaattaatcaaccacctccaggacgcgtcgctgcgttcggcggtccggaggtggttaagctaaacgttgtttcggcgcattgccggatccgacgtttagctttttcagtgtggttaccatggctgccgggacgctaaagtcctggcagccatggtaaagtgtagtggggagcgggggagcagtatacttaccgtccgtacggctccccgggcgccccacgcgcatggatgacgtgatcacatggcacgtcaaccatgcgcatggggcgctctgacgtcattctggagcgcccggggagccgcacggacggtaagtatgctgctcccccgctccccactactactatggcaaccaggactttaatagcgtcctggctgccatagtaacactgaacgcatttggaagacggatccgtcttcaaatgctttcggttcacttgcgtttttccggatccggcgtgtaattccggcaaatggagtacacgccggatccggacaacgcaagtgtgaaagagccctaacccccccccccccaaaatatagaatatatcgcacatgcttaaaattatattgcaatatagattttaggccatatcgcccacccctacctcagatcagcccaaagcccCCCCACCGGCTCAGATCAATCAGCGGCAGCCCACAGTGATCCCCAGCATACAGAAGATCCTGTTTTACACATAGGGTCTCACTACCAGTGGACCACACATTAtatttttagggggtattttaaTGTGATTATACTATTGAAGATAATTCCGGAAATTGTGATGTTTTAATATTATGTTGTATAAATTCTTGCTGCTTTTATCTCACTAAAATGCTGTTGATGTGACCCAGAGAGCGAGTGCCAGTCGTATATTTACACATTTCCccacatacttacctgttctGTGCCGGGGAGGGTCAgtatattaaaggggcaggccgcGCGGAAACAAGGAGCACTGGGCCCCGggtacagcactactgcaggggtccacaggcggccgggcctgtcgcaactgcgacccctgtatgtacgccagtgCCTGCAGATTATTCCATCCCATTGCACCCACAGTCCATGCAGAGCATTGCAGCTGTAGCTCACCTCCTGTTGATGCTTTCCCAGGACCCAGCGTCCTTCGCCGCCGCAGACTCTGCAGAAGAGCTCCTCCcacagaagcctggtcacatgggcatgacgtcaccgaaggtccttcaGCTGACTAGGTAATAACATCTCCGGGCGCTGCTGGGTTATGGAGTGTATGGGCTCCCCAGAGGTCCAGGTCACGTGAAGAGGACCTGCTCAACGCCCCCACCCCAAGGAGTCCTCAGCCGGGCACCTGCAGAGCAGTGTGTGGGGGAGGTCCAAGAGGATACAGGAGACGTCCAGTAAATGGAGCCTCATCTCTAGGACCCATGTCAGGCTCTAGCCCCCATCCCTGGAGTCATGTAAGACCAAGCAGGAAGGCTACTGCCAGAGAAGATGCTTAAGAGCCAGCAGTACAGGAATCTCAAGAAAGCCCCAAGAAGGAGGCCATATTGCTGCGATGCTTGCCCCAAGCAATTTGAAACTCCTTCTAAACTGGCAAGACATTACCTGACCCATACCGGCCAGAAGCCCTTTCCATGCCCGGACTGCAGTAAGACGTTCCGCCAGTTAGTGCACCTAGAACGGCACATGGTGACCCACATGCTCCCTTTCCAATGCAATATCTGTCTCCGCCACTTTAAAAATTCAGAGACGTTTCTCAGGCACCAGCAGCTGCATCATTCGGGCCCCGTAAAGGAAGTGAGGTTGTCCAAGAGACCTTCCAGGCCTGTTCAGAAGAGCTCCTTCTCTGCACCGCTCTATTGCTTTGGTTGCCAGAAAACATTTGCAAGCGAAGAAAAGCGTTTGCTTCATCACTGTGATCTTATGAACGTCACCATGGTTAAAAGAAGCCAACCGCGGCGATGCGAGTTCTGTTATAAGATGTTTCCTTCTCGCTCCAAGCTGGAGAGGCACTTAATGATCCACACAGGCCAGAAACCATTCACCTGTGCGCTTTGTGGGAAAGCCTTTAGACAGAAAACGCACCTGAAAATCCATCAGCTCACTCACTCTCATGAGAAACCCTACCAGTGCAATCAATGTGGGAAGTCCTTCAAGATACCAGAGAAGCTTCTCAAACACCAAGAGATGCACACAAACCCCTCATTTGTCCACAGCCAGGAGAAGGGTCCCAGAACCGAACCTTTGGAAGTGAAGCAGGAGGAAGACGAGGGCCTCTGCATATTTCTTATTCCTTTCCAGTGTTCCTCTTGTGGACAGCACTTTGAGGACAAGGACATTCTGGACAGCCATGAATGTTTCATAAAAACAGTTGTTCCTGAAAGTGTGAATTCAGCCAGAAGACCTTCTAGTAGAGGATTTGTCAAGAAAACGAACCTTCGTGAATATTACATGGATGGAGATGTTCATCCAAATGTTTCATATCAAGCTGGGAGATTGTTGGAAGCAGAGCGCCTGGAGGAATCCGATCATGTGGGCACCAGTGAAACAGAAACTCCACAGCTTGGTGTCCCTAAGGAACTGTTTAGGAAAGGGAAACCACGGGGGAAAAGTTTTAGGCATTGTCAGGGAGACATGGAAATATATTTTCAACACCAACCGCTTAGGATGAACTTCCCCGAAGTGCTGGAAAACCAGAATGGTGAAACCATTTGCACTACATTTCATACTTATGACCAAGGTCAACATGGACAGGAGAGTCACTCGCTTCACCAATTTCTTCAAGGAGCACAGGGCATCTTGCTTCAAAGACACAAAATggctaaatgtgaccagtgcaatAAGACGTTCCCTTCCAAGTCTAAGTTACGCAGACATTACCTCATCCACACGGGGCAAAAGCCTTTCACGTGCACTGAATGCGGGAAGACATTTCGCCAGTCTTCTCACTTAAAACGCCACCTAGTAACTCATGTCCAAAAAGTTCCTGTGCTCAGATCACTGGAGGGGCTGGAAGAGCGTTATTCCACGTTTTGTCAGCAGCAGGCCGCTAGTTTTCCCTTGTCCCAGAATTGTTACGACTCTACGGTAAACACTGAAGAACTTGATCAAGTAACATCTTTTGTGGTTTCCGATATAAAAGTAGAAAGCGAATCCATGGAGTTGTCTTCTGGGGGTCAAACACGAGGAATGCGTAAGCAGGCAAGGATCAGTGTATCTAAGAAGCGCAGTGCAAAATCCCATCAGGACCCTCCCCTGAAGAAAGCGAGGACTCGCGCTGTCCCGAAGAACTACAAGTGCAGCGTGTGCACCAAAACCTTCCTTTCCCCTTCCAAACTTGAGCGTCACTATCTAATGCATGCTGGTCAAAAACCCTTTGAGTGTACGGAGTGTGGTAAATCTTTCCGTCAGGATCCTCACCTGAAACGGCACATGCTGACTCATATTCGAATGAAGAAGTAAACTGAAGATGGTGGCATCTCTCGGAGGACATGTCCTTATGTAGAgggctgttgttttttttttgacaataACTAAATGACACTTTATTGCTTTGAGAGAGAAAAAATTGTGGCCAGAAAAAAACTGTCCTTGtccagcaaccaatcacagtgcagcttctGTTTTTCCATAGAGGTTGAAGCTGAGTTCTGATTGGCTGCTGAGGACGAGAAAGCCAACACTTGATAAATATGGTTCATTGTGTTTATTGGTCGACTCACTGGTTATATAGCAATAACCTAAAAATTAACAAGATTAATAAGATTACGGTGTATTTCTGTTaaggctcttgcacacgaccatagtattttttgcggtctgcagatTGCAGACCCGAAAAAGACGGAAACCagacgtgtgcgttccgcattttgcacaaCGGAATGTCcgacccataatagaac
The sequence above is drawn from the Bufo bufo chromosome 11, aBufBuf1.1, whole genome shotgun sequence genome and encodes:
- the ZNF770 gene encoding zinc finger protein 770, which translates into the protein MLKSQQYRNLKKAPRRRPYCCDACPKQFETPSKLARHYLTHTGQKPFPCPDCSKTFRQLVHLERHMVTHMLPFQCNICLRHFKNSETFLRHQQLHHSGPVKEVRLSKRPSRPVQKSSFSAPLYCFGCQKTFASEEKRLLHHCDLMNVTMVKRSQPRRCEFCYKMFPSRSKLERHLMIHTGQKPFTCALCGKAFRQKTHLKIHQLTHSHEKPYQCNQCGKSFKIPEKLLKHQEMHTNPSFVHSQEKGPRTEPLEVKQEEDEGLCIFLIPFQCSSCGQHFEDKDILDSHECFIKTVVPESVNSARRPSSRGFVKKTNLREYYMDGDVHPNVSYQAGRLLEAERLEESDHVGTSETETPQLGVPKELFRKGKPRGKSFRHCQGDMEIYFQHQPLRMNFPEVLENQNGETICTTFHTYDQGQHGQESHSLHQFLQGAQGILLQRHKMAKCDQCNKTFPSKSKLRRHYLIHTGQKPFTCTECGKTFRQSSHLKRHLVTHVQKVPVLRSLEGLEERYSTFCQQQAASFPLSQNCYDSTVNTEELDQVTSFVVSDIKVESESMELSSGGQTRGMRKQARISVSKKRSAKSHQDPPLKKARTRAVPKNYKCSVCTKTFLSPSKLERHYLMHAGQKPFECTECGKSFRQDPHLKRHMLTHIRMKK